The sequence GTCGCCGATACCGGGAGGAAGTCGTTGACCCCGGGGAACGGGATGACGTTTCGCGGCTGGTTGATGCTGCTGGCCGGCTGCGGCGACGTCAGCGCCGAAATCGCCCCGAGCGCGAGCACGACGAACATCGCCGCCATCACGACGATGGCGATGCCGACGCCGAGGTTCGACCAGGCGCGCCAGAACCGTTTGGGCCGCGCGAGGCGGTCGAGAAACCGCCGGCCGCGCTTGGTGTGGAAGGTCAGAATCGGCCCCTGTGTACCGACGTACGACGGCAACAGCTCCGCTCGACGGAGCGCGATGATCCCGAACCAGTAGACGAGCAGGCCGGCGACGACCCAGGTCAGGGTCTCCGATCCGGCGAGTTCGGGGACCGAGACGACAGCAGGGAAACCGTAGTCCATCGGTCCTATCTCCGGGAGGCGTTCTCAAAGGGCTTTTGTCTATCCTGTCGGCAGAACGGGAGACTCGAGGACGAGGATACGGACCGCGCGATCAGCGTTCCCGGCGCAATCGGGCGACGACGAACTCGCGGTCGACCTTCGCGAGGAACGGGCCGAGTTTTGGCCCCTGATTCTCGTCGAAGAACAGGCGGTAGCCGGCGCCGAAGAAGTCGCCGACGTCGACGTCGTGGCGCTTGGCGGTCTCGTAGATCTCGCCCTGAATCTCGTCGGGTTCGCGGCCCGCCTCGATGAAGTCGGCGAGTTCCGCGAGGGCGTCCTCGGTCGCTGCGTCGAACTCGTGATCCGGAATCTCGGTGCGCTTGAGCTCGTAGTCGAACTCGTTTGCGGTCCGTCGGGCCCAGTTGCGGGCCTTCTCGACCCGCGCGAGAGCGTCCTCGACGGCCCACTCAGGAGCGTCGTCGGGGATGTGACCCTCCTTGCGAGCGACGTCTTCACGCAGGTCGGGGTCGTCGAACATCCCGAGGACGGCGGCGAACGTGTACGGAAGCCGAATCCGCTCTTCTCTGGGTTCCTCGACAACGAGCGGGTAGACTCGCTCCGCGAAGGCCGTCTCGTCCTCGTCGGCCTCGACCTCGCCGAAGTAGATCGCCTCGAGGCGGTCGAACTCGTCGACTAGCTGGTCGAGGCGCTCGATGCTGAAGTCTCGGGCCTTGGAGGGGTCCTTGGCGAAGAAGTACCGCAGTACCTCGGGCTCGAGCAGTTCGAGGACGTCCGAGACGAGGATCACGTTGCCCTCGGAGGAGGAGAACGGCTGGCCCTCGAGGGTGAACCACTCGTAGACCATCGGGATCGGCGGCTCGATCTCGAAGACGTTTCGCGCGACGTCCTGGCCGCTGGGCCAGGAGCCCTCGGCGTGGTCCTTGCCGAAGGGCTCGAAATCGACGCCGAGTTCCTTCCACTGGGCGGGCCACTCGAAGCGCCAGGGCATCTTGCCTTCCCGCAGCGTGGCGGTGCCCTCGTGGCCGCAGCCGTCGATCGTCTGGTCGCCGGCGTCCATGTCAGTACAGCGGTAGTCGACGGTCGGCGTCTCCCCCTCAAGGTCGACGCTCGTCACCGTCTCGGTGATCTTCCCGCACTCCTCGCAGATCGGGTTGAACGGGACGTAGTCTTCGTCGACCTTGTCCTGATACGCCGAGAGCACCTCGCGTGCGCGGTCTTGGTGCTCGAGGACAAAGCGCGTGACGTCCTCGAGGTCGCCGTTCTCGTACATCTCCGTGTTCGACACCAGGTCGATCGGCACGCCGACGGCGTCGGCGCTGTCCTGGATGATCGTCGAGAAGTGGTCGCCGTAGGAGTCACAGCAGCCGAAGGGGTCCGGAATGTCCGTGTAGGGAGCGCCGAGGTTGCGCCCGAGCGCGCCCGCGTCGACCTCGCCGAGATCGACGAGGTTCCCCTCGAGGTCACAGAGGGTGCG comes from Haloterrigena salifodinae and encodes:
- the lysS gene encoding lysine--tRNA ligase — its product is MSDESPYTLQRDLEEDERHAFWADIVADRVESRDPDEPIVVKGGISPSGVPHLGNVNEIMRGYYVAEVLRERGHEVRQVFTADDRDPLRKLPRTLCDLEGNLVDLGEVDAGALGRNLGAPYTDIPDPFGCCDSYGDHFSTIIQDSADAVGVPIDLVSNTEMYENGDLEDVTRFVLEHQDRAREVLSAYQDKVDEDYVPFNPICEECGKITETVTSVDLEGETPTVDYRCTDMDAGDQTIDGCGHEGTATLREGKMPWRFEWPAQWKELGVDFEPFGKDHAEGSWPSGQDVARNVFEIEPPIPMVYEWFTLEGQPFSSSEGNVILVSDVLELLEPEVLRYFFAKDPSKARDFSIERLDQLVDEFDRLEAIYFGEVEADEDETAFAERVYPLVVEEPREERIRLPYTFAAVLGMFDDPDLREDVARKEGHIPDDAPEWAVEDALARVEKARNWARRTANEFDYELKRTEIPDHEFDAATEDALAELADFIEAGREPDEIQGEIYETAKRHDVDVGDFFGAGYRLFFDENQGPKLGPFLAKVDREFVVARLRRER